TATCATACTCCGAGCTTTGCATTAACTTGTTATAGCGACCATATGCGTCGTCCGCAGCTTTAAAGTTACGTTTTGCCGCTTTAATCAGGTCTTCCGTTGTCGCATCATCTTGAATTTTGCGACCATCTAAAAGATAGGCGTTGATTGACCGATTTAAATTGGCACGGGCTTGTAAAAGGTTAACCCAGCTTTCTGTTAATACTTGTCTTTGGCGTTGTAGTGAATTTAAATAATTAATACTGTCACTGTTATCGCCGAGTTTGGTGAACATCAACCCACTGGATACCAGTTGCAGTAAAATAAAGATAAAAATGACGGACAAAAGTCCTGATACGATTTTAATTCGACTGTACATGACGTTTTACTAACATTATTTGTTGTATTTTGGATATCGGTCATCCAACCAAAAACTTTAGTTAATGACTTATTATTATTTGAGCAATTTTTTAGGCTGAGAATTACTCAGCCATGCTGTCAATCAGCGCCATCTCATCACTTGTCAGTAGCTTTTCAATGTCCACTAAAATGAGCATGCGGTCATTAAGTGTCCCTAAACCAGTGAGATATTGGGTGGACAGTGTCACTGCAAAATCAGGTGGTGGTGCAATTTGCTCTTCATTGAGCACCAACACATCTGAAACGCCGTCAACGACAATACCAACTACGCGATCTTTTAAATTCACCACAATCACAACAGTGTTATCGTTGTACACCACATTTTCATGGGAGAATTTCACTCGTAAATCGATGATTGGGATAATAACTCCACGCAAATTTGTCACACCCTTAATAAAATCAGGGGTGTTTGCGATACGTGTGACTTGCTCGTAACCTCGAATTTCCTGCACTTTTAAGATTTCAATGCCGTACTCTTCTTCACCTAAGGTAAAAATGAGGTAACCTTCGCCGTTTTTTTCTTCTTCGTGTTTATTTAAATCATCATCTAACATAGACATGGT
The window above is part of the Providencia sp. R33 genome. Proteins encoded here:
- the cheW gene encoding chemotaxis protein CheW — translated: MSMLDDDLNKHEEEKNGEGYLIFTLGEEEYGIEILKVQEIRGYEQVTRIANTPDFIKGVTNLRGVIIPIIDLRVKFSHENVVYNDNTVVIVVNLKDRVVGIVVDGVSDVLVLNEEQIAPPPDFAVTLSTQYLTGLGTLNDRMLILVDIEKLLTSDEMALIDSMAE